In the Populus trichocarpa isolate Nisqually-1 chromosome 1, P.trichocarpa_v4.1, whole genome shotgun sequence genome, ATGTAACTAGTTATGTTCTATTTTCATTTCACCTCCTTCTTGTtgtcgttttcttttttgtcatttctCACTTGTCATTTCTtgctttctattctttttttttttttttgctcaaactccatttgtttcttttatctgctccctcaaagctaaaaataaaatatattaaagctAAAAGGTATGAAAATGTTGTATTTTCATATGGGGGTAAAAaacgagatatatatatatatatatatatatatatatatatatatatatatatatatatatatccttttaaGAAGATATAAAACAAACACTACTTCTCACGTTTATATAATTCAATCTACATTAATggatttgagaaataaaaaatgcctataaataggaaaaaaaatgttaatatgaTGTAGAAAAAGAATAGAATGAAGAGAGAAAATCTTGGCGAGACAAAATTTGACTAAGAAACCAGCCAATACCAtcactaaataaaaattctcatCGCAaacttatacaatttaattatggtgtaaatattaaaaattaactcgaaattgttttttttttattttttatttttacgaaATCATGCAACTTTGACCGGATTATAGCCACCTTTACCTTTACAAGATGACAATGTTGGGCTGTAACTCACCATGCCTTTTTTCAGCTCAAGagtcgttttcttttcttattctatttctttttattttttattcaaattatatttgattttctcatttttatcatCTTCGAAATGaaactgttatttttttgtggagAGATAAGTCTTATGTCATGTCCTGTCAACAAGACAAGAAGCCGCCCCCCTCAATAACGGCTACTTCACTGCTTCCCATTGAATCCTGTCGTATAATCGAATCCAACGGTCCCATTTTCCCCAATAGGAGCCAAAAAAGCACAACGTTCAGTTTAGTCACATACCGTTTTATATACCTCCCTCGAGACTCTTGCCATCTCCACTCACTTCAAAtaatcaaaaagaagaagaagaacagcaGCGACTGACTAACATTCAGAGGGTTCAATCAAGATGTTGCAGCATATGCACAgcgttcttcttcttcttgtttttgcttTCTGTATTTCAAACTCTAATTTTACAGTAAATGGGGACAATGCGCCTGCGCCATCGCCCACATCCTCATCAATTCCAAAATCACCCTCTAGTTCTTCTCCTTCTCCGTCCACAACTTCACCCCCATCGTCCCCTTCAAAATCACCGGCTACATCTCCATCCACTTCCCCACCAACTCTTCCCGTCTCCCCTTCAAAATCTCCGGCCACATCCCCATCCCCATCCACTTCCCTACCAACTATTCCCGTCTCCCCTTCAAAATCTCCGGCCACATCCCCATCCCCATCCACTTCCCTACCAACTATTCCCGTCTCCCCTTCAAAATCTCCGGCTACATCTCGATCTTCATCCACTTCCCCACCAAGTCCTACCGTCTCCCCTCCAACGCCCTCGCCAAATGCCGCTGCCCCATCTGGCTCTCCTCCGGTTTCATCACCAGCGGTTTCCACTCCGGTGACTGCTCCTACATTGGCACCACTTGGGGCTCCGCCAATGTCGACAGAGGGTCCGGTTACTGCAGCGACTCCGGAGGCATCGGCAAGCATTCCATCAAGTTCTGCGACGCCAGCGGAGGCCCCTATGGTTTTCCCTTCCAGTAGTAGCCCTCCGAGCCCGTCTACTGAGAGTAGTATGTCACCAGAAACTGCAAAGGTTCCGTCGGTTAATGACGAGTCGGGTTCAAGGTCCTTGTATGAGGTTGGGGTCATTTTGAGTGGGTTGGTGGGTGGGGCTGCCCTGGCTTTGGCAATATAAATGAGTACTCCTCCACTAATTTTCTGTTTTCacataattattgttattattgttgttattttgttatatattttaagatttccattccatcaatttttttttctatccatttaataataaatatgtatgggTGAGTCAAAGCAGGGGAGGAGGAGGGGTTTGTTGGTGGATCAAGAGAACCCTGATGCATGTTTATATTAAAGTAAATTGAagttctaataataataataataatatcaattgaACAATTGGATTTTGAATGGatgagagaaaataataaatagtaagGTATCACTCGTTGTTGTTAATCCAAACATATAAAATGgcgttattatatttttaaaacccggcccAGCCCGGTGGGTTGATCCAGAACCCGGCCTGATCCAGAACCCGGCCGACC is a window encoding:
- the LOC127905106 gene encoding predicted GPI-anchored protein 58, producing the protein MLQHMHSVLLLLVFAFCISNSNFTVNGDNAPAPSPTSSSIPKSPSSSSPSPSTTSPPSSPSKSPATSPSTSPPTLPVSPSKSPATSPSPSTSLPTIPVSPSKSPATSPSPSTSLPTIPVSPSKSPATSRSSSTSPPSPTVSPPTPSPNAAAPSGSPPVSSPAVSTPVTAPTLAPLGAPPMSTEGPVTAATPEASASIPSSSATPAEAPMVFPSSSSPPSPSTESSMSPETAKVPSVNDESGSRSLYEVGVILSGLVGGAALALAI